Proteins from a single region of Abyssalbus ytuae:
- a CDS encoding helix-turn-helix transcriptional regulator: MNFLIYNFLNSLEYFMIVLPVLATLLVILYLRYRDLKVKQRVLNEKNLEIRKQHASMEFQISLAQKYIEREKLKQKELKQEIEFKNKQLTSYALNFEQKNRIIIELQEVVKKIEVSSTPVEKKEYVKELKKIAKENLTIDKNWECFRQFFQETQYGFHAKLLAKHPNLKANDLKLCSVIRLNLCIKETADVLGISPGSLKTSRYRLRKKLNLPSNKDIIDYLISFERDISIDKDKKII, encoded by the coding sequence ATGAATTTTTTGATATACAATTTTCTTAACAGCCTTGAATATTTCATGATAGTATTGCCCGTTTTAGCTACATTACTGGTTATACTCTATTTGAGATACAGGGATTTGAAAGTAAAGCAGCGTGTACTTAATGAAAAGAATTTGGAAATAAGGAAACAACATGCCTCTATGGAATTTCAAATTTCGTTAGCCCAAAAATATATTGAAAGGGAAAAATTAAAACAAAAGGAGTTAAAACAAGAGATAGAATTTAAAAATAAACAACTCACTTCATATGCTTTAAATTTTGAGCAAAAAAATAGAATTATTATTGAATTGCAGGAGGTTGTAAAGAAAATTGAAGTGTCATCTACCCCGGTTGAGAAGAAGGAGTATGTGAAAGAATTGAAAAAGATTGCCAAAGAAAACTTAACTATTGATAAAAATTGGGAATGTTTTCGACAATTTTTTCAGGAAACGCAGTATGGCTTTCATGCCAAGTTATTGGCAAAGCATCCCAATTTAAAAGCTAATGACCTTAAGCTTTGTTCTGTTATCAGATTAAATCTTTGTATTAAAGAAACTGCTGACGTACTTGGCATATCTCCGGGGAGTTTAAAAACCTCAAGATATCGTTTGCGAAAAAAACTCAATTTACCATCTAATAAGGATATTATTGATTATCTGATAAGTTTTGAAAGAGATATATCAATAGATAAAGACAAGAAAATAATTTGA
- a CDS encoding tetratricopeptide repeat protein produces MKRIIFALIILIFIYPNKKLYAQNKKITDSLINIISNPKTADTTLIKAYNDLGVQYAPIDSKKAKVYINKALTLAKSSGRMRGVAGAQNCMGVVYYYKKEYDSAMIWFKKALATNKELGHQWGQASALHQIGVIYRIKTKYKEAIESFKESGNVFKILKDSVSLAKSYESIGSCYALMRYLDKSFEYFMMGMEICEKRNDSIGIGRGYAHIAYVLMNQDDYPKAVGYLHKALTVTEKSNNEYEISSLLFLLGRCYNKIEQYDKALEYAIKCLEYRKLSGNSKLIAPTRILIGSIYSNLKRYPESLKYMNKALNDYSFDGYYVGKTDAYNIIADVYLNVERLDSAKYYAQNAVNLSKQINYLSGENEGNSILARVSEKEDNKDMAFKYYKEAVRLKDSIYNKEKQEYVDELRTIYETEQKEKQIELQEIKISLLEEQVTVNKLQRILFFSGFGFIILGAGVWFYIAQQKIKNSKLIAKHSLLEKEKADEKLAFKTRELTSFAMHLEKKNKALDHLKKTINASLQGSESNMEMISKYEHLLKVIDEEIKDRENWEDFKKYFEQVHQGFYAKVKKEYPNLTSGDLRFMTLLKMNLSYKEISNILNITPQGVKKARQRLRKKLNLKPEDSLIDSVVRL; encoded by the coding sequence ATGAAAAGAATCATTTTCGCCCTAATTATTTTGATTTTCATATACCCTAATAAAAAGTTATATGCCCAAAATAAAAAAATTACAGACAGTCTTATAAATATAATAAGCAATCCTAAAACGGCAGACACTACTCTTATAAAGGCCTATAATGACCTGGGAGTTCAATATGCTCCTATTGATTCAAAAAAAGCAAAGGTTTATATCAATAAAGCACTTACTCTTGCTAAATCTTCAGGTAGAATGAGGGGTGTTGCCGGAGCACAAAATTGTATGGGAGTAGTTTATTATTATAAAAAAGAATACGATTCAGCCATGATATGGTTTAAAAAAGCATTAGCCACTAATAAAGAGTTAGGGCATCAATGGGGACAGGCTTCTGCATTGCATCAAATAGGGGTTATATACCGGATTAAAACTAAATATAAAGAGGCAATAGAAAGCTTTAAAGAATCGGGGAATGTTTTTAAAATTTTAAAGGACTCAGTCTCATTGGCTAAATCATATGAAAGTATAGGTTCTTGCTATGCACTTATGAGGTATTTGGATAAATCATTTGAATATTTCATGATGGGTATGGAAATATGTGAAAAAAGAAATGATAGTATTGGAATTGGACGGGGTTATGCACACATAGCTTATGTTTTGATGAATCAGGACGATTATCCAAAAGCAGTTGGGTATTTACATAAAGCATTAACAGTTACGGAAAAAAGTAATAATGAATATGAAATATCTTCATTATTGTTTTTATTAGGACGTTGTTATAATAAAATTGAACAGTATGACAAAGCATTAGAGTATGCCATCAAGTGTTTGGAATACAGGAAATTATCTGGAAATAGCAAACTGATAGCACCCACCAGAATACTAATTGGCTCCATTTACAGTAATTTAAAGCGATATCCCGAATCCTTGAAATATATGAATAAAGCTTTAAATGATTATAGTTTTGATGGCTATTATGTAGGAAAAACTGATGCATACAACATTATTGCTGATGTCTATCTAAATGTAGAGCGTTTAGATTCAGCCAAATATTATGCACAGAATGCGGTGAATCTCTCTAAGCAGATTAATTATCTTAGTGGGGAAAATGAAGGAAATTCTATACTGGCACGGGTTTCAGAGAAGGAAGACAATAAAGACATGGCTTTTAAGTATTATAAAGAAGCCGTGCGGTTAAAAGATTCAATTTATAATAAAGAAAAGCAGGAATATGTAGATGAGTTACGTACTATTTATGAAACAGAGCAAAAAGAAAAGCAGATTGAATTACAAGAAATAAAAATTAGTTTGTTAGAAGAACAAGTAACCGTAAATAAGCTGCAACGCATTTTATTTTTTAGCGGATTTGGTTTCATCATATTAGGAGCCGGGGTTTGGTTTTATATAGCACAACAAAAAATAAAGAACTCAAAATTAATAGCTAAACACTCTTTACTTGAGAAAGAAAAGGCGGATGAAAAATTAGCATTTAAAACAAGAGAATTAACTTCTTTTGCAATGCATTTGGAAAAGAAAAATAAAGCTTTGGACCATTTGAAAAAAACTATTAATGCATCATTGCAGGGAAGTGAAAGTAATATGGAAATGATCTCAAAATATGAACATTTACTTAAGGTAATAGATGAAGAAATAAAGGACAGGGAAAACTGGGAAGATTTTAAAAAATATTTTGAACAAGTTCACCAGGGATTTTATGCTAAAGTAAAAAAGGAATACCCAAACCTTACTTCGGGTGATTTACGTTTTATGACTCTATTAAAAATGAATTTATCATATAAAGAAATAAGTAACATTCTTAATATTACGCCTCAAGGAGTAAAAAAAGCAAGACAACGGCTTCGAAAAAAGCTAAATCTTAAACCGGAAGATTCTCTTATCGATTCAGTAGTTAGACTTTAA
- a CDS encoding tetratricopeptide repeat protein has protein sequence MNQFIVSVFLGILFVTHVGFASDKNKKIDSLKNCLSSHFVENSEKVDLLNEIGYEYWIINPNESVKYGNQALELSEQLNYKSGLARSKRIIGVAHWAQGNLNSGLQYLMESHEVYSNLKDAEGQANTMLNIGMIYADLDLYEMAFRNYNEAINKFTSLNLNSRIATAYTKMAGIFINQGKLEEAKKYLLYSLEIHKQNNFKYGIAEVHSKLGSLYLKKNDTELAYSHIQLSMLLGEQILDIDGLINNYILLGRINRINNQLAVANKDINVALSRAKENHLKKYELMAYDELSQLKKLQGKPEEALQYIHLYIKLKDSLFNIQKAKQIAYLEFENQLQKKEREVVMLKSKDRTDKLIKFMLFVVIVLILLITFIFYKNHKKNKELLQKEQQLLGSKNELAKHALENSKLKEKELIQELEFKNKELTSYAINFLQKNEILQSIQDKVNLMEKKLGEALPELKQLKVTIRKYLSVDKEWEDFKIVFEKVHGNFYSKLLARHPDLKANDLKICSLTMLNLNIKETAGIMGISPESAKTARYRLRKKLRLKPGQEILNYLIEVEKS, from the coding sequence ATGAATCAGTTCATTGTAAGTGTTTTCTTGGGAATTTTGTTCGTTACCCATGTAGGATTTGCATCTGATAAAAATAAAAAAATTGATAGTTTAAAGAACTGTCTGTCTTCCCACTTTGTTGAAAATAGTGAAAAAGTTGACTTGTTAAATGAAATTGGTTATGAGTACTGGATTATTAATCCGAATGAATCTGTTAAATATGGAAACCAGGCATTAGAGTTATCTGAACAATTAAATTATAAAAGCGGATTAGCCCGTTCAAAGCGTATTATTGGGGTAGCACATTGGGCCCAGGGAAATTTGAATAGCGGATTGCAATATTTAATGGAGTCTCATGAAGTATATTCTAATCTTAAGGATGCTGAAGGACAGGCTAATACGATGTTAAATATTGGAATGATATATGCAGATTTGGATTTATATGAAATGGCGTTCCGTAATTATAATGAAGCTATTAATAAATTCACTTCACTAAATCTTAATAGTCGTATAGCAACTGCATATACAAAAATGGCCGGTATTTTTATAAACCAGGGGAAACTGGAAGAAGCTAAAAAATATCTGCTCTATTCACTGGAAATTCACAAACAGAATAATTTTAAATACGGAATTGCAGAGGTACATAGTAAACTGGGTAGTTTATACCTAAAAAAAAATGATACCGAGTTAGCTTATAGCCATATACAATTATCGATGTTATTAGGTGAGCAAATATTGGATATTGATGGCTTAATAAACAATTATATTTTATTGGGTAGGATTAACCGTATAAATAATCAATTGGCTGTAGCGAATAAGGATATTAATGTAGCGTTAAGTAGGGCTAAGGAAAATCACCTTAAAAAATATGAATTAATGGCTTATGATGAATTGAGTCAGTTAAAAAAGCTACAGGGAAAACCTGAGGAAGCCCTACAATATATCCATCTCTATATAAAGCTAAAAGATTCATTGTTTAATATACAAAAGGCAAAACAAATAGCTTACCTGGAATTTGAAAACCAATTACAAAAAAAAGAGAGAGAAGTTGTAATGCTTAAATCAAAAGACAGAACGGATAAGCTTATTAAATTTATGCTATTTGTAGTGATAGTCCTTATTTTATTGATCACATTTATTTTTTATAAGAATCATAAAAAGAATAAGGAGCTGTTACAAAAAGAACAGCAATTGTTAGGGTCAAAAAATGAATTGGCGAAACATGCTTTGGAAAATTCAAAGTTGAAAGAAAAAGAATTAATACAGGAACTTGAATTTAAAAATAAAGAACTTACCTCGTATGCGATTAATTTTCTGCAAAAAAATGAAATACTTCAATCTATTCAGGATAAAGTTAATTTAATGGAGAAAAAGCTGGGAGAAGCTCTTCCGGAATTAAAGCAACTTAAAGTTACTATTCGCAAATATTTATCGGTAGACAAAGAATGGGAAGATTTTAAAATTGTTTTTGAAAAAGTACATGGGAATTTTTATTCAAAACTATTAGCCCGACATCCTGATTTAAAAGCAAATGACCTTAAAATATGTTCCCTCACAATGCTTAACCTTAATATTAAGGAAACAGCGGGTATCATGGGGATTTCACCGGAAAGTGCAAAAACAGCAAGATACCGTTTAAGAAAAAAACTTAGATTAAAACCAGGACAGGAAATTTTGAATTATTTGATAGAAGTTGAAAAAAGTTAG
- a CDS encoding PorP/SprF family type IX secretion system membrane protein, translating to MIKKTDILLFLFLAMAGSLCMAQQFSQFTQYMYNTVSVNPAYAGSREALSVIALHRTQWVGIEGAPQTSTFSFNSPVGRMNRVGIGFSAIHDIIGPLSQTYFDVDFSYNIRVSDKGKLFFGLKAGGQLLQVDFGKLSLFNIDDPVFQNNIDHRFSPNIGTGIYYHTDKFYGGISIPNLLKTEHFSSGNSSASIVNENRTHLHLISGYVFTLNENVKFKPAFISKLVYGAPLQLDLSANFLIYDKLILGAAFRWGASVSAMAGFQISNSFMIALAYDRETTELGNTAFNDGSFEAIIRFELPKMNVRRWTPRFF from the coding sequence ATGATTAAAAAAACAGACATACTATTATTTTTATTTTTGGCAATGGCCGGTAGCCTTTGCATGGCTCAGCAGTTTAGCCAGTTTACCCAATATATGTATAATACAGTGAGTGTAAACCCGGCTTATGCAGGCAGCAGGGAAGCCTTATCCGTTATTGCCCTGCACAGGACCCAATGGGTGGGTATTGAAGGAGCCCCGCAAACTTCCACCTTTTCATTTAACTCTCCTGTAGGGCGTATGAACCGGGTAGGAATCGGGTTTTCAGCCATTCACGACATCATAGGGCCCCTAAGTCAAACCTATTTTGATGTAGACTTTTCATATAACATTCGCGTATCTGACAAAGGAAAGCTATTCTTTGGACTAAAAGCCGGCGGACAATTACTACAGGTAGACTTTGGCAAACTCTCCCTGTTTAACATTGACGACCCGGTCTTTCAAAACAACATTGACCATAGATTTAGTCCTAATATAGGCACCGGAATATATTATCATACCGATAAATTTTATGGAGGGATAAGCATCCCCAACCTGTTAAAAACCGAGCATTTCAGTTCCGGCAACAGTTCAGCTTCCATAGTCAACGAAAACCGTACTCACCTCCATTTAATCAGCGGGTATGTGTTTACCCTTAATGAAAATGTGAAGTTTAAACCTGCTTTTATCTCTAAACTGGTATATGGGGCACCCTTGCAGCTGGATCTCTCTGCAAATTTCCTTATATACGATAAATTAATCCTGGGTGCCGCTTTCCGGTGGGGTGCCTCTGTAAGTGCAATGGCTGGTTTCCAGATATCCAATTCTTTTATGATTGCCCTGGCGTATGACAGGGAAACGACCGAATTAGGGAACACAGCATTTAATGATGGAAGTTTTGAAGCCATTATACGGTTTGAACTCCCTAAAATGAATGTCAGAAGATGGACTCCCCGTTTCTTTTAA
- a CDS encoding OmpA family protein, whose product MHKRLLFLTLLKATLFANTVFCQNSLVKKGNEQYDKFEYINAQKTYLKAVKKGYQSADLYEKLANCYYFNSQFKDAARWYTELIITYPDQIKAEYYFRYAQTLKSTGRYQEADIYMGKFIESNPNDYRAYLYKRNKDYLKKIEGQSHRCTITNLPLNSPYSDFGTAFFGQQLIFSSSRAKGKSHDDVHQWNKEPYLDLYIAVPDPNNNQLFKVKKWDNIFNGFFHESTPVFTKDMKTVYFTRNSEKGSKENVNNHVITTDKLQIFRSRMNKRGKWGKPKPLPFNNNLYSTAHPALNARENKLYFSSDMPGGFGGPDLYEVDINPDGSFGTPRNLGNKINTEGKETFPFISQNDDLYFASDGHVGLGGLDIYVTSLKNNIPGEENIILNLGKPINSPADDFAFIIDVKNNSGYFSSNRSEGKGKDDIYSFVDFDPLKKGDDLAKILDLNPIYFDLDKSFIRPDAARELDKVINIMKQYPNIKIDIRSHTDSRASHYYNIKLSERRARSTRNYIVNKGGIDQKRLTWRGYGETQLLNHCSDGVYCNEDDHQLNRRSEFIIIEQ is encoded by the coding sequence ATGCATAAAAGACTATTATTCCTAACCTTACTAAAAGCAACTTTATTTGCCAATACCGTTTTTTGTCAAAACTCACTTGTAAAAAAAGGCAATGAACAATATGACAAATTCGAATATATTAATGCTCAAAAAACTTACCTGAAAGCAGTAAAAAAAGGATACCAATCTGCCGATCTTTATGAAAAATTAGCTAACTGTTATTATTTCAACAGCCAATTTAAAGATGCTGCCCGCTGGTACACCGAACTGATCATTACTTACCCCGATCAAATTAAAGCCGAATATTATTTCAGATATGCCCAAACCCTCAAATCTACCGGCCGGTATCAGGAGGCAGATATTTATATGGGAAAGTTCATTGAATCAAATCCGAACGACTACAGGGCCTACCTATATAAACGCAACAAAGATTATTTAAAAAAAATTGAAGGGCAATCACACAGATGTACCATAACCAACCTCCCCCTTAACTCACCCTATTCCGATTTTGGTACTGCCTTCTTCGGGCAACAACTTATTTTTAGTTCCTCAAGGGCCAAGGGAAAATCTCACGACGATGTACACCAATGGAATAAAGAACCCTACCTGGATCTTTATATCGCTGTTCCGGATCCAAATAACAATCAACTCTTCAAAGTAAAAAAATGGGACAACATTTTCAATGGTTTTTTTCATGAGTCTACACCCGTATTCACAAAAGACATGAAAACAGTATATTTTACACGAAATAGCGAGAAAGGGAGTAAAGAAAACGTTAACAATCATGTGATAACCACCGATAAACTACAAATTTTCCGTTCCCGAATGAATAAAAGGGGGAAATGGGGCAAACCTAAACCCTTACCCTTTAACAATAATCTGTATTCCACTGCCCACCCTGCCCTTAATGCCCGGGAAAATAAACTGTATTTTTCTTCGGATATGCCTGGGGGATTTGGGGGACCAGACTTATACGAAGTCGATATTAACCCTGACGGCTCCTTCGGGACTCCCAGAAACCTCGGTAATAAAATTAATACCGAGGGAAAAGAAACTTTTCCGTTCATAAGTCAAAACGATGACCTTTACTTTGCCTCAGATGGACATGTGGGGCTCGGGGGACTTGACATATACGTAACAAGCCTTAAAAATAATATCCCCGGTGAGGAAAACATCATCCTGAACCTCGGTAAACCCATAAACAGCCCGGCCGATGACTTTGCTTTTATTATTGATGTTAAAAATAACTCCGGGTACTTTTCCTCAAACAGAAGCGAAGGCAAGGGAAAAGACGACATTTACAGCTTTGTTGATTTTGATCCTCTGAAAAAAGGGGATGACCTGGCAAAAATACTCGACCTTAACCCTATTTACTTTGACCTGGACAAATCTTTTATACGGCCCGATGCCGCCAGGGAACTTGACAAGGTCATCAATATTATGAAACAATACCCCAATATCAAAATTGATATCCGCTCCCATACCGATAGCAGGGCTTCACACTATTACAATATAAAACTTAGTGAACGAAGAGCCCGCAGTACAAGGAACTATATTGTCAACAAAGGAGGCATAGACCAAAAACGCCTTACCTGGAGAGGATATGGCGAAACACAACTTTTAAACCACTGTTCAGATGGAGTATACTGTAATGAAGATGACCATCAACTGAACAGGCGAAGTGAATTCATTATTATCGAACAGTAA